The DNA segment TTTTGTAATTTTTCACCGAGCCCCACTCTAATGAGCATTTCCCTAGCTCTCCGTCTGCGTTCCTTTTCAGCCACCCCCGCATATACAAGAGGCAGTTCCACATTTTGAATGGCACTCAGTCTAGGCAGGAGTTGGAATTGTTGAAACACAAATCCAACCTCTTTGTTTCGAATCGCTGCCAGCTCAGATTCATCAAGCTCATCAACCTTTTGATTCGATAAAAAATAATCTCCGTTTGTCGGTGAATCGAGACAACCAATCAGGTTCATCAGTGTAGATTTGCCTGAACCAGAAGGTCCTAATATCGCAACAAAGTCTCCTCTATTCACTGTTAAATTGATATGATTTAAGACGACTTGTTCTTCCTCGCCCATTACATATGTTTTGGTTATTTGATTCATGTTGAGAATTTGCTCACTCATTATTGGTTCCTCCCTGCATCATATCTGCATGAGAAACCTCTTTATTATCAGATGAAATGATGACCTCTTCACCAGCACTCACACCGTCTTTAATTTCAATCGTCGTTCCATCGTTAATGCCTGGTTGAATATAGTTTTTGGTTGTCATCCCTTTTTCTGTTGGAATCAAAACATAAGGTTTATTATTGCTATCAAATTGAATGGCTTTCATGGATAAAGTCACTACACCCTTTGCCTGTTGTTTCAATATTTTAGCTTCTGTACTCATTCCCACTTTGATTCCTTCATCTTTAACCAGATCAATAGTTGCAGTAAAATAAGACACTCCGTTTTCATTAGTTGCTTCCTTAGAAATCTCAGTAACCGTTCCTTTTATTTCTTTTTCAAGTGCATTGATTGTTACATTGACCTCTTGACCTACCTTTAAATATTTCAGGTCATATTCGTCGACCTTTACGGTGGTTTGTAACACGGAATAGTTAACGATATCGATGAGCTGCTCCCCAGACATTAGCTCCGCGTTTTTCTCTACATGGATTTTCGAAATCTCCCCGTCTAATGTAGACTTTATTTTGTCTCCCTGTTTCGTTACCATCAAGACATCTCCGTTTTTCACTTGGTCTCCAACTTTAACCTTAATTTCTTTTATTTGCATGGCCTCTTCACTCGTAATTGTCTTCCTGTTTTTCGCTTCTACTGCACCCGAAAAGCTGTAATAGGTAGTAATGTCCCCGGTTTGTGCTTTTTCTTTCTCAACGTTTCCTAATCCCTTCGGCGTCAATAACACCGCTGAAATCAGCGAGGCAACGATTAGCCCTACAATCGACCAAATCACGATCTTCTTCTTACTCTTCTTTTTTTGCTTTGTATTCATCTTAATTCCCTCCGCTATTTTTATTTTGAAAAATGTTATTCTGACTAGGTTTTTTCTATTGTATTGGATGATTTCATTGTACGGAGTTTCTATTGGCTCAAAACCGCAGACTTTAGGAGAGCCCCCGCAGAATTTTGTGGTACCACCACATGTCTTTTGCAAAAATTGGTATTCCTCTCGCAAGCGTAAAAAAACCTTAACTCGACAAGTTAAGGTTCCTACATATGGACTGTATTTTTCTTCTGAACTTGTTGAGACCATAACACTGCGCCACCAACAATTATTACGATAATTAACACGATGATTAAATAGGTTGGTAAAAACAATACCGCTATGGCAAACCAACCAAACAAAAGCAAAAGCGGACTGGTTGCTCTAAGAAACATATAAGTAAATCTCGACCATCCAGATCGAATAAAAGGTGTGGCTTCTAATAATAAAATGGTCGGGTTCATAATGATTCCATAAATAAGCGGCAGCGCGATATACTTCGGAAACTCCATATCCATACAAATGCCAATGAGATAGACTAAACCCGAACTCAAGGCTTGCATAAAGTAATCAATGTGCGCAGATTTTAGTTTTTTAGGGTTGGTAAACGTTTGCCTCATTAATGGATTCTTTTGATAGTGAACAGCTGCTAAAGGCAGCGACAATACCAACCCAATCATAAAGGAAAATAACCCCCATTGTAGTATCACAACATTCATCTTGTATCATCCTTTCGTTTCTGACGATTTTAATAAAATTATATTCCAGGAGAAGCCATCGCTTCGCGCAAACAATGATGTTAAACACGCAAAAAATTGTGGGAACACCGAACACTCCACTTCATTTTTGCGCAAAAAAATAACCGGTGGTTACCGGTTATCTTCAAGTTAATATAAATCTTCATTTGGTAAAATACCTAGGCTTTTAGATTTTTTGATGGCTTCCACCCTGGAGTTCACATTTAGTTTTTGAAACAGTTCCGTTAGACTGTATTCTAATGAACGTTGACTGATTAATAGTGTCTTAGAAATTTCTTTGTTACTGTGCCCTTTTGCTAATTCCCGAAGAAGTGTTTCTTCTTTTTTTCCAATCGTAGTCTTTTCATTTGCCTTATCCCCTTGGACCACGATTTCCTGACGTCTAAGCTGCTTTAACAGATGCATAGGAACGATGGCTTCTTTCCTCGCAGCACTTCGAATCGCCTGAACCAATTGCTCGCGGGTTGACGTTTTCGCTACAAAGCCCGAAACCCCTGAATCCATCAGCAAATTAAAATGCGGGGCAATATCAAATCCGGAATAAATTAAAATTACGGCATCAGGAACATCCTCGAGCACCTTCCGTGCCAAATCGGCCCCATTGATATTGGGCATATATAGGTCAAATAGAATCACATCAAATGTCTTCAGACGAACTAAGTCAGGGACACAATATACGTCCGTTTCAATCGTGACATTCATTTCCGGCTCTGCTTCTATCAACATTTTTGTTCCTTCGACGACTGATCGATGATCATCAACCAACAATATTTCCATAGTAATCACCTTTTTGCTTTGTTGTAGTTGGCAGGGTAATGTTCATCTGAAAACCTTTCCCCGCAGCGGAATGTACCTTTACTTCTCCTTCTAAACTTAGAACTCTATTTTCAATACCAGCAATACCCATATGTTTATATGAACCTTCCATACCAGATAATTCTACCCCAACTCCATTATCATCATAAGAAAAGTAAACCTGTTCTTGATTGCTTGCCAGCTTCATCGTTACTTTAGTTGCCTTAGAATGTTTTGAGGCATTATTTAGTAGTTCCTGTACGATTCGATACATTCCTAAAATTTGATCTTCATTGAGAGGGATTTGCATGTTTTCTGCATCAAATTCTATCTCGTAATTAGAGAACATTCTGGCATAGGAAAAGAGGCTTTTCAACGATTCTACTAATCCCATTTTTAAAAGAAATGGCGGCCGCAATTCATTACAGGTAATCCGGATTTGGTGGATAGCATCGAGTAATCCTTCCTCAATTTCCA comes from the Neobacillus sp. PS2-9 genome and includes:
- a CDS encoding ABC transporter ATP-binding protein, which encodes MSEQILNMNQITKTYVMGEEEQVVLNHINLTVNRGDFVAILGPSGSGKSTLMNLIGCLDSPTNGDYFLSNQKVDELDESELAAIRNKEVGFVFQQFQLLPRLSAIQNVELPLVYAGVAEKERRRRAREMLIRVGLGEKLQNRPNQLSGGQQQRVAIARAMVTEPTILLADEPTGALDQKTGQQIMELFHELHQEGKTIIMITHDMEIAKNASRIVHILDGKLREEPVYV
- a CDS encoding HlyD family efflux transporter periplasmic adaptor subunit, producing the protein MNTKQKKKSKKKIVIWSIVGLIVASLISAVLLTPKGLGNVEKEKAQTGDITTYYSFSGAVEAKNRKTITSEEAMQIKEIKVKVGDQVKNGDVLMVTKQGDKIKSTLDGEISKIHVEKNAELMSGEQLIDIVNYSVLQTTVKVDEYDLKYLKVGQEVNVTINALEKEIKGTVTEISKEATNENGVSYFTATIDLVKDEGIKVGMSTEAKILKQQAKGVVTLSMKAIQFDSNNKPYVLIPTEKGMTTKNYIQPGINDGTTIEIKDGVSAGEEVIISSDNKEVSHADMMQGGTNNE
- a CDS encoding response regulator transcription factor, with amino-acid sequence MEILLVDDHRSVVEGTKMLIEAEPEMNVTIETDVYCVPDLVRLKTFDVILFDLYMPNINGADLARKVLEDVPDAVILIYSGFDIAPHFNLLMDSGVSGFVAKTSTREQLVQAIRSAARKEAIVPMHLLKQLRRQEIVVQGDKANEKTTIGKKEETLLRELAKGHSNKEISKTLLISQRSLEYSLTELFQKLNVNSRVEAIKKSKSLGILPNEDLY